Proteins encoded by one window of Deinococcus sedimenti:
- a CDS encoding ketosteroid isomerase-related protein: MHDATRTLIEQYYAAFNAADFAGMLALMTDDVRHDINEGGTQVGVEAFRAFLAKMDAHYREQARDLVVMSTPDGARASAEFVIHGEYLRTDPGLPEASGQRYVLPVGAFFEVRGGKIARVTNYYNLADWSRQVGA, from the coding sequence ATGCACGACGCCACCCGGACCCTGATCGAGCAGTACTACGCCGCGTTCAACGCCGCCGATTTCGCGGGCATGCTGGCCCTGATGACCGACGACGTGCGGCACGACATCAACGAGGGCGGCACCCAGGTGGGCGTGGAGGCCTTCCGGGCGTTCCTGGCGAAGATGGACGCCCATTACCGCGAGCAGGCGCGGGATCTGGTGGTCATGAGCACCCCGGACGGCGCGCGGGCCAGCGCGGAGTTCGTGATTCACGGCGAGTACCTGCGGACCGATCCGGGCCTGCCGGAGGCGAGCGGGCAGCGGTACGTGCTGCCCGTGGGGGCGTTCTTCGAGGTGCGCGGCGGGAAAATCGCGCGGGTCACGAACTACTACAACCTGGCGGACTGGTCCCGGCAGGTGGGTGCTTGA
- a CDS encoding GNAT family N-acetyltransferase: MSLTVQAVGGAELAPFIADLARLRISVFREFPYLYGGSAAYEETYLRTYLDALDAVVILARDGERVVGASSALPLTQETDEIRAPFRTSEFDERDVLYLGESVLLPEYRGRGLGHAFFDGREAHARALGLGVTAFCAVQRPEDHPLRPRPYRAHDAFWAARGYVERPDLHTTLSWPDLNGGQETPKPMRFWVRRADGVT; the protein is encoded by the coding sequence TTGAGCCTGACCGTTCAGGCGGTGGGCGGCGCGGAGCTGGCGCCGTTCATCGCAGATCTGGCGCGGCTGCGGATCAGCGTGTTCCGTGAATTCCCGTACCTGTATGGCGGCAGCGCCGCGTACGAGGAGACGTACCTGCGCACGTACCTGGACGCGCTGGACGCCGTGGTGATCCTCGCGCGGGACGGGGAGCGGGTGGTGGGGGCCAGCAGCGCCCTCCCGTTGACGCAGGAGACGGATGAGATCCGCGCGCCGTTCCGGACGTCCGAGTTCGACGAGCGGGACGTGCTGTACCTGGGCGAGAGCGTCCTGCTGCCCGAATACCGGGGGCGCGGCCTGGGGCACGCGTTCTTCGATGGGCGGGAGGCACACGCCCGCGCACTGGGCCTGGGGGTCACGGCGTTCTGCGCGGTGCAGCGTCCGGAAGATCACCCGCTGCGCCCGCGGCCGTACCGCGCGCATGACGCCTTCTGGGCGGCGCGCGGGTACGTGGAACGCCCGGACCTGCACACGACGCTGTCCTGGCCGGATCTGAATGGCGGGCAGGAGACGCCGAAGCCCATGCGCTTCTGGGTGCGCCGCGCCGACGGGGTCACTTGA
- a CDS encoding general stress protein encodes MESVVALFREPQQAQGALQTLLQRGFDRDHLGFALTDVVAQEDIAQQTGVSPEAGQPAGSAAVLKGAWLGIVGGLLLTVPIWLLLLIIPVTRVYADGGVLGILFGVIGGGALGGLFGALAGSDHGDFVNLLRRMGVPAPQAEKFYGGMKDGHVMVIARDPSGQRADEALSVMRKHGAVKLEDAVGGGQLQSERH; translated from the coding sequence ATGGAAAGTGTCGTTGCTCTCTTCCGCGAACCCCAGCAGGCGCAGGGGGCGCTGCAGACCCTGCTGCAGCGTGGCTTTGACCGTGACCACCTCGGCTTTGCCCTGACGGACGTCGTCGCGCAGGAGGACATCGCCCAGCAGACCGGCGTCAGCCCCGAAGCCGGACAGCCCGCCGGGTCCGCCGCCGTCCTCAAGGGCGCTTGGCTGGGCATCGTGGGCGGCCTCCTGCTGACCGTGCCCATCTGGCTGCTGCTGCTGATCATCCCCGTCACCCGCGTCTACGCCGACGGCGGCGTGCTGGGCATCCTGTTCGGCGTGATCGGCGGCGGCGCCCTGGGCGGTCTGTTCGGCGCGCTGGCCGGCAGCGACCATGGTGACTTCGTGAACCTGCTGCGCCGCATGGGCGTGCCCGCACCCCAGGCCGAGAAGTTCTACGGCGGCATGAAGGACGGGCACGTGATGGTCATCGCCCGCGACCCCAGCGGTCAGCGTGCCGACGAGGCCCTGAGCGTCATGCGCAAGCATGGCGCCGTGAAACTCGAGGACGCCGTGGGCGGCGGTCAGTTGCAGAGCGAACGTCACTAG
- a CDS encoding polyprenyl synthetase family protein: MTGLLTLGLPDAAFEARLREVLRSRVEFIELIGDDLVAAGGKRVRPMIALLAAQVLGASPARADWAGVRDLGVCVELLHSASLLHDDLIDDADTRRGQQAAFRRFGNVVSVMSGDFMLARLLGLLAGMPGGAALTRMFGETASVICEGEVLQFQVAAYQEYALEHYLTVIHGKTAALTQLAAEAPAVLLGATAAQREALATFGLEYGMAFQMQDDLLDLAADEATLGKPVGGDLREGKATFPLLHLLKGPHGDEVRDVLERRASHEGDVARVQALAAQEGAFEATRAEVRRRAWLAVDALRALPAGDARDALERLAVREIERSR, translated from the coding sequence ATGACTGGCCTTCTCACCCTCGGCCTGCCGGATGCGGCGTTCGAAGCGCGGCTGCGCGAGGTGCTGCGCTCGCGGGTGGAGTTCATTGAGCTGATCGGCGACGATCTGGTCGCGGCGGGCGGGAAGCGGGTCCGGCCGATGATCGCGCTGCTCGCGGCGCAGGTGCTGGGCGCGAGTCCGGCCCGCGCGGACTGGGCCGGTGTGCGGGACCTGGGGGTGTGCGTGGAGCTGCTGCACTCGGCGTCGCTGCTGCACGACGACCTGATCGACGACGCGGATACGCGCCGGGGTCAGCAGGCGGCGTTCCGACGCTTCGGGAACGTCGTGAGCGTCATGAGTGGGGATTTCATGCTGGCGCGCCTGCTGGGGCTGCTCGCGGGCATGCCAGGCGGCGCGGCCCTGACCCGCATGTTCGGTGAGACCGCCAGCGTGATCTGCGAGGGCGAGGTGCTGCAGTTCCAGGTGGCGGCGTACCAGGAGTACGCCCTGGAGCACTACCTGACGGTGATTCACGGGAAGACGGCGGCGCTGACGCAGCTGGCGGCCGAGGCCCCGGCGGTGCTGCTGGGCGCGACGGCGGCGCAGCGGGAGGCGCTGGCGACATTCGGCCTGGAGTACGGCATGGCGTTCCAGATGCAGGACGACCTGCTGGATCTCGCGGCGGACGAGGCGACGCTGGGCAAACCGGTGGGTGGCGACCTGCGCGAGGGCAAGGCGACGTTCCCGCTGCTGCACCTGCTTAAGGGGCCGCATGGGGACGAGGTGCGGGACGTGCTGGAGCGCCGCGCGTCGCACGAGGGGGACGTGGCGCGCGTGCAGGCGCTGGCGGCGCAGGAGGGGGCCTTCGAGGCGACCCGCGCCGAGGTGCGCCGCCGCGCGTGGCTGGCGGTGGACGCCCTGCGCGCCCTGCCCGCCGGGGACGCGCGGGACGCGCTGGAGCGGCTGGCGGTGCGTGAGATCGAACGCAGCCGCTGA
- a CDS encoding Glu/Leu/Phe/Val family dehydrogenase — translation MRASGLNWQGLMEQLRLALPHCEVTDQSLAYFKYPKRTVSVNLPVRMDDGSIRVFRGYRTVHSTSRGPSMGGVRLREGVNAHECEVLAAIMTLKAAVADLPLGGAKGGVDVDPATLSPHELEGVVRRYTSELVELIGHNEDILAPDVGSDAQAMAWMLDTYNENTGTTSNGVVVGKPIPLGGSYGSKDARGRSAALVAARVLEDRGESLERAKVAVYGFGDVGRRAAQTLAAQGALVIAVSDQDGATFASAGLDLDALSAYREQHGSVAGFATDITPAEVTELDVDVLMLAYDYGTLNAGNAHAVRARYVVEATNRAVLPEAERFLTEAGVQVIPDLIASIGGVVVNYLEWVQDASNFFWTEEEIEAAIDQRVNVAVSDVMGVARTRQTDLRTAAYALALNRLHNATVMRGVYP, via the coding sequence ATGCGGGCATCAGGACTCAACTGGCAGGGCCTCATGGAGCAACTCCGGCTGGCACTGCCCCACTGCGAGGTCACCGACCAGTCCCTCGCGTACTTCAAGTACCCCAAACGCACCGTCAGCGTGAACCTCCCGGTGCGCATGGACGACGGCAGCATCCGCGTGTTCCGCGGCTACCGCACCGTGCACAGCACCTCACGCGGGCCCAGCATGGGCGGCGTGCGCCTGCGTGAAGGCGTCAACGCCCACGAGTGCGAGGTCCTCGCCGCGATCATGACCCTCAAGGCCGCCGTGGCCGACCTGCCGCTGGGCGGCGCCAAGGGCGGCGTGGACGTCGATCCCGCCACCCTCAGCCCCCACGAACTGGAGGGCGTGGTGCGCCGCTACACCAGCGAACTGGTGGAACTGATCGGCCACAACGAGGACATCCTCGCGCCCGACGTGGGCAGCGACGCGCAGGCCATGGCCTGGATGCTCGACACGTACAACGAGAACACCGGCACGACCAGCAACGGCGTCGTGGTGGGCAAACCCATCCCGCTGGGCGGCAGCTACGGCAGCAAGGACGCCCGGGGCCGCAGCGCCGCGCTGGTCGCCGCGCGCGTGCTGGAAGACCGTGGCGAGAGCCTGGAGCGCGCCAAGGTCGCCGTGTACGGTTTCGGGGACGTGGGCCGCCGCGCCGCGCAGACCCTCGCCGCGCAGGGCGCGCTGGTCATCGCCGTGTCCGACCAGGACGGCGCGACCTTCGCCAGCGCCGGCCTGGACCTCGACGCGCTGTCCGCGTACCGCGAGCAGCACGGCAGCGTGGCGGGCTTCGCGACCGACATTACGCCCGCCGAGGTCACCGAGCTGGACGTGGACGTCCTGATGCTCGCGTACGACTACGGCACCCTCAACGCCGGGAACGCCCACGCCGTACGCGCCCGCTACGTCGTGGAGGCCACCAACCGCGCCGTGCTGCCCGAGGCCGAACGCTTCCTGACGGAGGCCGGCGTGCAGGTCATCCCGGACCTGATCGCCAGCATCGGCGGCGTGGTCGTGAACTACCTGGAATGGGTGCAGGACGCCAGCAACTTCTTCTGGACCGAGGAGGAGATCGAGGCCGCGATTGACCAGCGCGTGAACGTCGCCGTGAGTGACGTCATGGGGGTGGCCCGCACGCGCCAGACCGACCTGCGGACCGCTGCGTACGCCCTGGCCCTGAACCGCCTGCACAACGCCACCGTGATGCGTGGCGTGTACCCATAA